In Chryseobacterium shigense, the following proteins share a genomic window:
- a CDS encoding YceI family protein, whose amino-acid sequence MKKLSVIALVGVGLLAASCNKEKSAETAATATEQKVAESKGEVLAVDVASSVVNWKATHKGGMAPRWGTLNVKSGDLSVEGGQLAAGNFVIDMNSIKVDPASVTEKDKKPADLEAHLKNPDFFDTAKNPTSDFKITSVADLKDAPKDAVAGANKTVSGNLTLSGKTVNVTFPAKVDVTENSASIHAKFTVNRADWGIKFGTSEADPAEWMISKDIEIAVDVKAKK is encoded by the coding sequence ATGAAAAAACTTAGTGTAATTGCATTGGTAGGAGTAGGATTGCTTGCAGCATCATGTAATAAAGAAAAATCTGCAGAAACTGCGGCTACAGCTACAGAACAGAAAGTAGCTGAAAGCAAAGGTGAAGTTTTAGCAGTTGATGTTGCTTCTTCTGTAGTAAACTGGAAAGCAACTCATAAAGGAGGTATGGCTCCTCGTTGGGGAACACTTAACGTAAAATCAGGAGATCTTAGCGTTGAAGGTGGTCAGTTAGCTGCAGGAAACTTTGTTATTGATATGAATTCCATTAAAGTAGATCCAGCTTCAGTAACAGAAAAAGATAAAAAACCGGCAGATCTTGAAGCTCACTTAAAAAATCCTGATTTCTTTGATACGGCAAAAAATCCAACCTCAGACTTCAAAATTACAAGTGTTGCAGATTTGAAAGATGCACCTAAAGATGCAGTTGCAGGAGCCAATAAAACAGTAAGCGGAAACCTTACTTTATCAGGAAAAACAGTGAACGTAACTTTCCCTGCTAAAGTGGATGTAACGGAAAATTCAGCGTCTATCCATGCTAAATTTACTGTGAACAGAGCGGACTGGGGAATCAAATTCGGTACTTCAGAAGCAGATCCTGCTGAATGGATGATCAGCAAAGACATCGAGATTGCTGTTGATGTAAAGGCTAAAAAATAA